The Pseudomonas orientalis genome contains a region encoding:
- a CDS encoding DUF2780 domain-containing protein, producing MKISRGFALSCLLTLAAGPVFAAGFSLGDAANAISGMQGGNNKAAAAAPTSETADLLTALTSQLNITPEQAVGGTGAMLGLARNKLSGNDFSQLSNSVPGLDKLSGNNALGSLGALSGMLGQTGGSKTSGLDGLLGNVKSTNDLNTAFSALGMDSGMVGQFAPVILKYLGGEGASSSVLGKLAQAWGTGS from the coding sequence ATGAAGATTTCACGCGGTTTTGCCCTTTCCTGTCTGTTGACCCTGGCCGCCGGCCCGGTGTTCGCCGCAGGTTTCAGCCTTGGCGATGCAGCCAATGCCATTTCCGGCATGCAGGGTGGCAACAACAAGGCCGCTGCCGCCGCGCCCACGTCGGAGACGGCCGACCTGCTGACGGCCTTGACCTCGCAACTGAACATCACCCCCGAGCAAGCGGTGGGCGGCACGGGCGCCATGCTGGGCCTGGCCAGGAACAAATTGAGCGGCAATGACTTCTCGCAGCTGAGTAACAGTGTGCCGGGCCTCGACAAGCTGTCGGGTAATAACGCATTGGGCAGCCTCGGTGCCTTGAGCGGGATGCTCGGCCAGACCGGCGGCAGCAAGACCAGCGGCCTGGACGGCCTGTTGGGCAATGTGAAAAGCACCAATGACTTGAACACCGCCTTCAGCGCCTTGGGCATGGACAGCGGCATGGTCGGCCAGTTTGCCCCGGTGATCCTGAAATACCTGGGCGGCGAGGGGGCCAGCAGCTCCGTGCTGGGCAAATTGGCTCAGGCCTGGGGCACCGGCAGCTAA
- a CDS encoding anti-sigma factor domain-containing protein, whose translation MTAIHPQAIEHKPAFWSRPRLFIGACAVVVAGIGGALYTQDSVKSAATLVTTTQQPAAQIMAHKDYLEVQPIAATAPAPDQSLELWAIPKDGTPVSLGLLPEDGKGIIGLNPRQQETISKPVELMVSSETKGGSISKQPTGPTVYQGALATR comes from the coding sequence ATGACTGCGATCCACCCCCAAGCGATTGAGCACAAGCCTGCGTTCTGGAGCCGCCCTCGCCTGTTCATCGGCGCCTGCGCCGTGGTGGTTGCCGGTATTGGTGGCGCGCTCTACACCCAGGACAGCGTCAAGTCCGCGGCGACGTTGGTGACCACGACCCAGCAGCCGGCGGCGCAAATCATGGCTCACAAGGATTACCTGGAAGTGCAGCCGATTGCCGCCACGGCACCTGCGCCGGACCAGAGCCTGGAGCTGTGGGCGATCCCCAAGGATGGCACGCCCGTGTCCCTGGGCCTGTTGCCGGAAGACGGCAAGGGCATCATCGGCCTGAACCCGCGCCAGCAGGAAACCATCAGCAAGCCTGTTGAGTTGATGGTGAGCTCGGAGACCAAAGGTGGCTCCATCAGCAAACAACCCACTGGCCCGACCGTCTACCAGGGCGCACTGGCCACCCGCTGA